The Haloplanus sp. CK5-1 genome contains a region encoding:
- a CDS encoding RAD55 family ATPase: MASRLPTGISVLDRQLDGGIPPGSILLLSADPASQSESLLYEIAAARGTLYVTTVRSEQAVRDAVDRYRGGIDRLSVRDAGTYPPIDNATRLVKDLPESANLIVDVVDPLEDAEPTRYRTFLNELQNHMVNTGSIAVLHAMHGDDTPNRSLTEHMADVVFDLHTSTSGSQIVNRLAVPKFRGGSALEETIKLKLTDGVTIDTSRDIA, from the coding sequence ATGGCGTCTCGGCTCCCGACCGGCATCTCCGTCCTCGATAGACAACTCGACGGCGGAATCCCGCCCGGGAGCATCCTGCTTTTGAGCGCCGACCCGGCCAGTCAGTCGGAGTCGCTGCTGTACGAAATCGCGGCCGCGCGCGGGACGCTGTACGTGACGACCGTCCGCTCCGAACAGGCCGTTCGGGACGCAGTCGACCGGTACCGTGGCGGGATCGACCGCCTATCGGTCCGCGACGCCGGCACCTACCCGCCGATCGACAACGCCACACGGTTGGTGAAGGACCTTCCCGAGAGCGCGAACCTCATCGTCGACGTGGTCGACCCACTGGAAGACGCCGAACCGACCCGGTACCGAACCTTCCTCAACGAACTCCAGAACCACATGGTCAACACGGGATCGATCGCCGTCCTGCACGCGATGCACGGCGACGACACCCCGAACCGGTCGCTCACCGAACACATGGCCGACGTGGTGTTCGACCTCCACACCAGCACCTCGGGGTCACAGATCGTCAACCGACTCGCAGTCCCGAAGTTCCGGGGGGGAAGCGCACTCGAAGAGACGATCAAACTCAAACTCACCGACGGCGTCACCATCGACACCAGCCGCGACATCGCCTAG
- a CDS encoding CDP-4-keto-6-deoxy-D-glucose-3-dehydrase: MLAIAGGKGGVGKTTTALGLSTALDPPVVAADADPDMPDLHALAGVDREPTLADLDAGGVDAVAQSHPGATDVSLLPAPPIGEADTVDRSLERLAATDRLSVVDCPGGSGPDAAAPLRVADAAVLVTTLCAPALRDTAKTAAIARTLDTPVWGVVLTRTRAAPDAVVDLFDCPVLASVPAADPPILDDETVRAAYGRLGRTLGENLL; the protein is encoded by the coding sequence ATGCTCGCCATCGCCGGAGGTAAGGGTGGGGTCGGCAAGACGACGACGGCGCTGGGGCTGTCGACGGCCCTCGACCCGCCCGTCGTCGCGGCCGACGCCGACCCGGACATGCCCGACCTACACGCTCTCGCGGGCGTCGACCGCGAACCGACGCTCGCCGACCTCGACGCGGGTGGCGTCGACGCCGTGGCCCAGTCACACCCCGGGGCGACGGACGTCTCCCTGTTGCCAGCGCCGCCCATCGGCGAGGCCGACACTGTCGATCGGTCGCTGGAGCGACTCGCCGCGACCGACCGCCTTTCGGTCGTCGACTGCCCCGGCGGTTCCGGCCCCGACGCCGCCGCGCCGCTCCGTGTGGCCGACGCCGCAGTCCTCGTCACGACGCTCTGTGCGCCCGCTCTCCGCGACACAGCCAAGACGGCCGCTATCGCTCGCACCCTCGACACGCCGGTGTGGGGTGTCGTGTTGACCCGGACGCGGGCGGCCCCGGACGCCGTCGTGGACCTCTTCGACTGTCCCGTCCTGGCGTCGGTGCCCGCGGCGGACCCACCGATCCTCGACGACGAGACGGTCCGTGCCGCTTACGGACGCCTCGGTCGCACGCTGGGAGAAAACCTATTATGA
- a CDS encoding HAMP domain-containing sensor histidine kinase, translating to MPARRPIGVLTLPVATRWTGYWLLLTFFVLFFRFHGVSIGAILSVEFVVGVLTTLPFVGAILYGGYWLERSDLPTERYPRIGRWFGVGLVGFLLLNVAMILVWPADSTYDDLSWALFAAAVGGAGGLGMGLFEARAIDRAVAAERNRVRREELARRNEQLERFAGLVSHDLRNPLNVASGRLALACQECDSDHLDAVATAHDRMEAIVERTLALARSGRIIGDTESVDLATVVEECWEVVTTADATLRIEASTTVEADPDRIRHLFENLFRNSVEHSSTESRTESGDGVEHAGRGATVTVGDLDGGFYVEDDGVGIPAEERDDVFDAGYSTDPEGTGFGLSIVEQIAEAHGWRIRVVEGTDGGARFEVRDVD from the coding sequence GTGCCCGCTCGCCGACCGATCGGAGTGCTCACCCTACCAGTAGCGACACGGTGGACCGGATACTGGTTGCTCCTCACGTTCTTCGTGCTCTTCTTTCGGTTCCACGGTGTCTCCATCGGGGCCATCCTCTCCGTCGAGTTCGTCGTGGGTGTGCTGACAACGCTCCCGTTCGTCGGTGCTATCCTCTACGGCGGGTACTGGCTCGAGCGCAGCGACCTTCCGACCGAGCGATATCCACGGATCGGCCGGTGGTTCGGCGTCGGTCTCGTCGGGTTCCTCCTGTTGAACGTCGCGATGATCCTCGTGTGGCCGGCCGACTCGACGTACGACGACCTCTCTTGGGCGCTGTTCGCGGCCGCAGTCGGCGGTGCGGGCGGACTGGGGATGGGCCTATTCGAGGCCCGGGCGATAGATCGGGCCGTCGCAGCCGAGCGCAACCGCGTCAGGCGCGAGGAACTGGCGCGGCGCAACGAGCAACTCGAACGGTTCGCCGGTCTCGTCTCCCACGACCTCCGGAATCCCCTGAACGTCGCGTCGGGACGACTGGCGCTCGCCTGCCAGGAGTGTGATAGCGATCACCTCGACGCGGTCGCCACGGCCCACGACCGGATGGAGGCGATCGTCGAACGGACGCTGGCGCTGGCGCGGAGCGGTCGGATCATCGGCGACACCGAGTCGGTCGACCTCGCGACCGTGGTCGAGGAGTGCTGGGAGGTGGTCACGACGGCCGACGCCACCCTCCGGATCGAGGCGTCGACGACGGTCGAGGCGGATCCAGATCGGATCCGGCACCTGTTCGAGAACCTGTTTCGGAATAGTGTGGAGCATAGCTCCACTGAAAGCCGGACGGAGTCCGGCGATGGCGTCGAACACGCCGGCCGGGGCGCGACCGTCACCGTCGGCGACCTCGACGGCGGTTTCTACGTCGAGGACGACGGCGTCGGCATACCCGCGGAGGAGCGCGACGACGTGTTCGACGCGGGCTACTCGACCGACCCCGAGGGGACGGGGTTCGGACTGAGCATCGTCGAACAGATCGCCGAGGCCCACGGCTGGCGGATCCGTGTCGTCGAGGGAACCGACGGCGGTGCGCGGTTCGAGGTGCGTGACGTCGACTGA
- a CDS encoding YlbF family regulator, translating to MSTSAPQLEDLGRKLGEAIANSPAHERFEEAQAAVQDDDDAQERIAEVERLRDEFVAAREVGEATQEQIQELQRAQNDLHSMPVMEEFLDAQDALQRQLEEINHSISDPLAVDFGGEAGGCCHD from the coding sequence ATGAGTACGAGTGCCCCGCAACTGGAGGATCTCGGTCGGAAACTCGGCGAAGCCATCGCGAACTCGCCGGCACACGAACGGTTCGAGGAGGCACAGGCGGCCGTGCAGGACGACGACGACGCACAGGAGCGGATCGCGGAGGTGGAGCGGCTCCGCGACGAGTTCGTCGCCGCCCGCGAGGTGGGCGAGGCCACACAGGAGCAGATTCAGGAGCTCCAGCGGGCACAGAACGACCTCCACTCGATGCCCGTGATGGAGGAGTTCCTCGACGCACAGGACGCCCTCCAGCGCCAACTCGAGGAGATCAACCACTCTATCTCCGATCCTCTCGCCGTCGACTTCGGCGGCGAAGCCGGCGGCTGCTGTCACGACTGA
- a CDS encoding hydantoinase/oxoprolinase family protein — translation METDVRLGVDVGGTFTDVVVADGDGITVLKVPSTPDSPDRGVLDGVAQAGDAGLDPNAVDFFAHGTTVATNALLEREWAETALVTTEGFRDAVAIGRQTRPDLYDLHAGSPPPIVDRERRFEVTERLDRRGEVVEPFDEDDARSVARAIGESDAESVAVAFLFSFEDDTHERRMAEILREEGVDCDLSLSSDVLPEIREYERTLVTAINAALKPVMNRYLGRLEEHVADVGVPASVTVMQSNGGVASASATRERPVNTLLSGPAAGVRGAAHVAGAAGFDDALTMDMGGTSCDVSLVRDGDPVVTTEGRVGDYPVTVPMVDVHTIGAGGGSIAWVDDGGSLRVGPRSAGADPGPVCYGRGGTAPTVTDAHLLLGRIDPGTFFEGSADEATVREAVRESVADPLGLDVEAAARGVVDVANANMERALRVVSVERGHDPRGFTLVAYGGAGPLHAAELAAELDVPRVVVPHSAGVLSALGLLISDAVHEESVSTVRPWPGIDPAELTARFDRLEADAAERLNSEGFPPDRRRIERAVDLRYRGQSFDLRVEVPEGRLDRGDLTAVADRFHDRHERRYGHATPSEPIELVTVRLRARGLVDPPSLSRGDGGTADPDPRTTRRATVGGETHETPVYDRPTLGSGATFDGPAVVEGDESTAVVPPDAAATVDDLGNVVIEP, via the coding sequence ATGGAAACCGACGTCCGTCTCGGCGTCGACGTCGGCGGGACGTTCACCGACGTCGTCGTCGCCGACGGCGACGGTATCACGGTGCTGAAGGTCCCGTCGACGCCCGACTCCCCCGACCGGGGCGTCCTCGACGGGGTGGCCCAGGCGGGTGACGCGGGACTCGATCCCAACGCTGTCGACTTCTTCGCCCACGGGACGACTGTCGCGACGAACGCACTGCTCGAACGCGAGTGGGCCGAGACGGCGCTCGTCACGACCGAGGGGTTCCGCGACGCCGTCGCGATCGGGCGACAGACCAGGCCGGATCTGTACGATCTGCACGCCGGGAGTCCCCCGCCGATCGTCGACCGGGAACGTCGGTTCGAAGTGACGGAGCGTCTCGACCGCCGGGGGGAGGTGGTCGAACCGTTCGACGAGGACGACGCCAGGTCGGTCGCCCGAGCGATCGGCGAGAGCGACGCCGAGAGCGTCGCCGTCGCCTTCCTCTTCTCGTTCGAGGACGACACCCACGAGCGCCGGATGGCGGAGATACTCCGCGAGGAGGGAGTCGACTGTGACCTGTCGCTGTCCAGCGACGTGTTGCCGGAGATTCGGGAGTACGAGCGGACGCTGGTCACGGCGATCAACGCCGCGCTCAAGCCGGTGATGAACCGGTATCTCGGTCGGCTGGAGGAACACGTCGCCGACGTCGGCGTCCCCGCCTCGGTGACGGTGATGCAGTCCAACGGTGGCGTCGCGTCGGCGTCCGCCACTCGGGAGCGACCGGTGAACACGCTCCTCTCCGGCCCAGCGGCCGGGGTTCGGGGAGCGGCCCACGTCGCCGGCGCGGCGGGTTTCGACGACGCGTTGACGATGGACATGGGTGGCACCTCCTGTGACGTGTCGCTGGTCCGCGACGGTGACCCGGTCGTCACCACCGAGGGACGGGTGGGCGACTACCCGGTGACGGTGCCGATGGTCGACGTCCACACCATCGGCGCGGGTGGGGGATCGATCGCGTGGGTCGACGATGGGGGGAGCCTCCGTGTCGGTCCTCGGTCGGCGGGGGCCGATCCTGGGCCGGTCTGTTACGGTCGCGGCGGAACGGCTCCCACGGTGACCGACGCCCACCTGTTGCTCGGGCGGATCGACCCCGGGACGTTCTTCGAGGGGAGCGCGGACGAGGCGACGGTCCGCGAGGCGGTCCGGGAGTCGGTCGCCGACCCGCTGGGCCTGGACGTCGAGGCCGCCGCCCGCGGGGTCGTCGACGTGGCGAACGCCAACATGGAGCGTGCACTGCGGGTCGTCTCGGTCGAACGGGGCCACGACCCCCGCGGGTTCACGCTCGTCGCCTACGGCGGGGCGGGACCGCTCCACGCCGCCGAACTCGCGGCGGAACTCGACGTCCCCCGTGTGGTCGTCCCACACTCGGCCGGCGTCCTCTCCGCGCTCGGCCTCCTCATCAGCGACGCAGTCCACGAGGAGAGCGTCTCCACCGTCCGGCCGTGGCCGGGGATCGATCCGGCCGAACTGACCGCCCGGTTCGATCGACTCGAAGCCGATGCCGCCGAGCGCCTGAACTCTGAGGGCTTCCCGCCCGACCGCCGCCGGATCGAACGCGCCGTCGACCTCCGGTATCGCGGGCAGTCGTTCGACCTCCGCGTCGAGGTTCCCGAGGGACGTCTCGATCGGGGCGATCTGACGGCCGTCGCCGACCGGTTCCACGACCGCCACGAGCGTCGGTACGGGCACGCAACCCCGTCGGAACCGATCGAACTTGTCACCGTCCGACTCCGCGCACGCGGGCTCGTGGACCCGCCGTCGCTGTCGAGGGGCGACGGCGGGACGGCCGACCCCGACCCCCGGACGACCAGGCGGGCGACCGTCGGCGGGGAGACCCACGAGACGCCGGTCTACGATCGGCCGACGCTGGGGTCGGGGGCGACCTTCGACGGGCCGGCCGTCGTCGAGGGTGACGAGAGCACGGCCGTCGTCCCGCCTGACGCGGCCGCGACGGTCGACGACCTGGGCAACGTGGTGATCGAGCCGTGA
- a CDS encoding hydantoinase B/oxoprolinase family protein, with protein MNATLVRTGYSPNITDRRDCSCALFDVASDGEASAELVSQAENIPVHLGAMPYSVTAAIEAFPPSSLSPGDAVLLNDPFHGGAHLPDMTLVTPVFVEGDLVAVAANRAHHADVGGALAGSVAADSTDIYQEGLRVPPVKLYDGGDPVEDVFDLLLTNVRTPEERRGDFRAQRAANRTAVDRVRELAERHGLDTLRAATTEIKAYAERRMRAELDELPDITVRFEDHLDDDGLNHEDLRIAVAVTVDGDDVVVDFEGTSDGVAGPINAPLAVTASATYYAVRCVTDPDVPPNAGTYRPVEIRAPAGSIVNARPPSAVVGGNLEVSQRVVDALLGAFGTEAPERSVAAGQGTMNSVTFGGTDSEGDPFAFYETVGGGSGGRAGADGLDGVHVHMSNTRNTPAELLETAYPLRVRRYEYRADSGGAGEFRGGLGIRRDIEALTDGVAFSLLADRRRHRPYGIAGGGPGSAGSDRLVRVDGDETGIAGKSTHDLDAGDVVSVRTPGGGGFGDPADRETEAVRRDLRLGTLSAAVARDTYGYDTDPDDQ; from the coding sequence ATGAACGCGACGCTCGTGCGGACGGGCTACTCGCCGAACATCACGGACCGACGGGACTGTTCGTGTGCGCTGTTCGACGTGGCGAGCGACGGCGAGGCGAGCGCGGAACTGGTGAGTCAGGCGGAGAACATCCCGGTCCACCTCGGCGCGATGCCTTACTCGGTGACGGCGGCAATAGAGGCGTTCCCCCCGTCGTCGCTGTCGCCCGGCGACGCGGTCCTCCTGAACGATCCGTTCCACGGCGGCGCACACTTGCCGGATATGACGCTCGTGACGCCGGTGTTCGTCGAGGGCGACCTCGTAGCCGTCGCGGCGAACCGCGCCCACCACGCCGACGTGGGCGGCGCTCTCGCGGGCAGCGTCGCGGCCGACTCGACGGACATCTACCAGGAGGGGCTCCGCGTCCCGCCGGTGAAACTCTACGACGGCGGCGACCCCGTCGAGGACGTGTTCGACCTGCTACTGACGAACGTGCGGACGCCGGAGGAGCGGCGGGGCGACTTCCGCGCCCAGCGGGCGGCCAACCGGACGGCCGTCGACCGGGTCCGCGAACTCGCGGAGCGACACGGCCTCGACACGCTCCGGGCGGCGACGACCGAGATCAAAGCGTACGCCGAGCGGCGGATGCGTGCCGAACTCGACGAGTTACCCGACATCACCGTCCGGTTCGAGGACCACCTCGACGACGACGGACTGAACCACGAGGACCTCCGGATCGCGGTCGCGGTGACGGTCGACGGCGACGACGTCGTCGTCGACTTCGAGGGGACGAGCGACGGGGTGGCGGGGCCGATCAACGCGCCACTCGCGGTGACCGCCTCGGCGACGTACTACGCGGTACGGTGTGTGACCGATCCGGACGTGCCGCCGAACGCGGGGACGTACCGGCCGGTCGAGATCCGAGCACCGGCGGGATCGATCGTGAACGCCCGACCGCCCTCGGCCGTCGTCGGCGGGAATCTGGAGGTGTCCCAGCGGGTAGTCGACGCGCTGCTCGGCGCGTTCGGCACGGAGGCGCCGGAGCGGTCGGTGGCCGCCGGTCAGGGGACGATGAACAGCGTCACCTTCGGCGGCACCGACAGCGAGGGTGATCCGTTCGCCTTCTACGAGACCGTCGGCGGCGGGTCCGGTGGACGGGCCGGCGCGGACGGGCTGGACGGCGTCCACGTCCACATGAGCAACACGCGAAACACGCCGGCCGAGCTGCTGGAGACGGCCTACCCGCTCCGGGTTCGCCGCTACGAGTATCGCGCGGATTCGGGCGGTGCTGGCGAGTTCCGCGGTGGTCTGGGGATCAGGCGGGACATCGAGGCGCTGACCGACGGCGTGGCGTTCAGTCTGCTCGCGGACCGACGCCGACACCGGCCGTACGGCATCGCCGGTGGCGGCCCCGGAAGCGCCGGCTCGGACCGACTGGTACGGGTAGACGGCGACGAGACCGGGATAGCGGGCAAGTCGACACACGACCTCGACGCGGGCGACGTGGTGAGCGTCCGCACGCCGGGCGGCGGCGGGTTCGGCGACCCGGCCGACCGGGAGACGGAGGCCGTGCGTCGGGACTTGCGTCTCGGGACGCTGTCGGCGGCAGTCGCCCGCGACACGTACGGGTACGACACCGATCCGGACGATCAGTAG
- a CDS encoding RAD55 family ATPase translates to MAEHDTRTDRYPLPESLPVDVDGLDVGTNLLISGPAMSGKRQLVFDHLAPGIGDVDPVVMITTDDPATRIRADLGDRGIPVDSDAFRIVDASGAPGDDDDPVVNRVSSPADLTGMGVGSTEVVDELGTPDRLRLGFVSISTLLQYVDSERAFSFLHVLSRRASAAGYLGVYSIDPTTHEDRFVNVVTSIFDAVVELREVDGDRELRIRGLPEVDAEWTAFPY, encoded by the coding sequence ATGGCTGAACACGACACCAGAACCGACCGGTATCCGCTCCCCGAGTCGCTACCGGTCGACGTCGACGGTCTCGACGTCGGCACGAACCTGTTGATCTCCGGGCCAGCGATGTCGGGCAAACGGCAACTGGTGTTCGACCACCTCGCGCCCGGGATCGGCGACGTCGACCCCGTCGTCATGATCACCACCGACGATCCGGCGACGCGCATCCGCGCCGACCTCGGGGATCGCGGTATCCCGGTCGATTCGGACGCGTTCCGCATCGTCGATGCCTCTGGCGCACCGGGCGATGACGACGACCCCGTCGTCAACCGCGTCTCCTCACCGGCCGATCTCACCGGCATGGGCGTCGGCTCCACCGAGGTGGTCGACGAGCTGGGGACACCCGACCGCCTCCGACTGGGCTTCGTCTCCATCTCGACGCTCCTCCAGTACGTCGACTCCGAACGCGCCTTCTCGTTTCTGCACGTCCTCTCCCGGCGGGCGAGCGCCGCCGGCTACCTCGGTGTCTACAGCATCGACCCGACGACCCACGAGGATCGGTTCGTGAACGTCGTCACCTCCATCTTCGACGCCGTCGTCGAACTCCGAGAAGTCGACGGCGACCGTGAGCTCCGGATTCGAGGACTGCCCGAGGTCGACGCCGAGTGGACGGCCTTCCCCTACTGA
- a CDS encoding NAD(P)/FAD-dependent oxidoreductase has translation MRVVVLGAGYAGLTLARRLESHLPAAVDLVVVDESDTHLVQHELHRVVRRPAVANAITVPLTDVLDRATVRTARVDRLDREARCVHLDDGSLNYDYAAVCLGADTAFYDLPGVEDHGLPLKRLDHAHRIRESFLDACDADGRATVGGGGLSGIQVAGELAALAEERDADVSVTLLERESTVAPAFPESFRTAVRDALDAAGVAVHTDARVTGATPDAVELADGTVPYDTFVWTGGIRGPAALGGDRRVVRGDLRLDDHTFALGDAARVVDADGEAVPASAAAAIREAGTVATNIDRLVRDDPEAGDFSPRLDPFRFDAPGWVVSVGDDAVATVGPKVFTGAPARAMKATVGAGHLSSVGAVTRAADLVHEELG, from the coding sequence ATGCGCGTCGTCGTTCTCGGAGCCGGATACGCCGGTCTAACCCTCGCCCGTCGCCTCGAATCGCACCTCCCCGCCGCGGTCGACCTCGTCGTCGTCGACGAGTCCGACACTCACCTCGTCCAACACGAACTCCACCGTGTCGTGCGCCGTCCGGCGGTGGCCAACGCTATCACCGTCCCACTCACGGACGTCCTCGACCGTGCGACGGTCCGCACGGCACGCGTCGACCGCCTCGACCGCGAGGCGCGGTGTGTTCACCTCGACGACGGCTCCCTCAACTACGACTACGCGGCCGTCTGCCTCGGCGCCGACACCGCCTTCTACGACCTTCCGGGCGTCGAGGACCACGGCCTCCCGCTGAAACGCCTCGACCACGCCCACCGGATCCGCGAGTCGTTCCTCGACGCCTGCGACGCGGACGGCCGGGCGACCGTCGGCGGCGGTGGCCTCTCCGGTATTCAGGTGGCCGGCGAACTCGCCGCCCTCGCGGAGGAACGCGACGCCGACGTCTCCGTGACCCTCCTCGAACGGGAGTCGACGGTCGCACCCGCCTTCCCCGAGTCGTTCCGGACGGCCGTTCGCGACGCACTCGACGCCGCGGGCGTCGCGGTCCACACCGACGCCCGGGTCACCGGTGCGACCCCCGACGCGGTCGAACTCGCCGACGGAACCGTCCCCTACGACACGTTCGTCTGGACCGGCGGCATCCGCGGGCCGGCCGCCCTCGGCGGCGACCGACGGGTCGTACGGGGGGACCTCCGCCTCGACGACCACACCTTCGCCCTCGGCGACGCCGCACGCGTCGTCGACGCCGACGGCGAGGCCGTCCCCGCGAGCGCCGCGGCCGCCATCCGGGAGGCGGGCACCGTCGCGACGAACATTGACCGCCTCGTCCGCGACGACCCGGAGGCCGGCGACTTCTCGCCCCGCCTCGATCCGTTCCGATTCGACGCCCCCGGATGGGTCGTCTCCGTCGGCGACGACGCCGTCGCCACCGTCGGACCGAAGGTGTTCACCGGCGCGCCCGCCCGAGCGATGAAAGCCACCGTCGGCGCCGGACACCTCTCCTCCGTGGGGGCGGTCACCCGCGCGGCCGACCTCGTCCACGAGGAACTCGGGTGA